The following proteins come from a genomic window of Streptomyces sp. Sge12:
- a CDS encoding FAD/NAD(P)-dependent oxidoreductase has product MPAPTDGPAAARTDLAIVGAGPAGLAAAVTAAGLGLRVALLDAGDRPGGQFYRHPAPGLGAARPEALHHGWADFATREAALRAHESAGRITYLPLHHVWAVVPADAGEADEAAGARRGDAAPATQWILHAVAGHAPEERAAAVTARAVLIATGAYERQLPFPGWTLPGVVGAGGAQAMLKSGLVLPGKRVVVAGSGPLLLAVAGSLAAAGATVPAVVEAAAYTAYAGRVPALLRNPGKLVEAAGYGGALARHHVRLLTRHAVTEAHGTDRVEAVTVARLDRNWRPLPGTGRRVPCDALAVGHGLVPQLELATGLGCATVRSADGTVALALDAEQRTSVPGIWSAGETGGIGGAQLAMIEGELAAHSVAGALPGARLTRRRARLRAFADAMAAAHRPGAGWTGWLRDDAVVCRCEEVPAGRIREAAEDLGARDARTVKLLTRAGMGWCQGRMCGPAVAALAGEEAAADRRPLSCPVPLRQLAELPPAGN; this is encoded by the coding sequence GTGCCCGCGCCCACGGACGGGCCCGCGGCGGCCCGGACCGATCTCGCGATCGTCGGCGCCGGCCCGGCCGGACTGGCCGCCGCCGTCACCGCCGCCGGCCTCGGGCTGCGGGTGGCCCTCCTCGACGCGGGCGACCGCCCCGGCGGCCAGTTCTACCGCCACCCCGCCCCGGGACTGGGCGCGGCCCGCCCCGAGGCGCTCCACCACGGCTGGGCCGATTTCGCGACGCGCGAAGCCGCCCTGCGCGCGCACGAGTCGGCCGGCCGGATCACGTACCTCCCGCTCCACCACGTGTGGGCGGTCGTGCCGGCCGACGCGGGCGAGGCGGACGAGGCGGCCGGGGCGCGCCGGGGGGATGCCGCGCCCGCCACGCAGTGGATCCTGCACGCCGTCGCGGGTCACGCCCCCGAGGAGCGGGCCGCGGCCGTCACGGCCCGGGCGGTGCTCATTGCCACCGGCGCCTACGAGCGGCAACTGCCCTTCCCCGGCTGGACCCTGCCGGGAGTGGTCGGGGCCGGCGGGGCACAGGCCATGCTCAAGAGCGGGCTGGTGCTGCCGGGCAAGCGGGTGGTCGTCGCCGGGAGCGGGCCGCTGCTGCTCGCCGTGGCCGGCTCGCTGGCCGCCGCCGGAGCGACCGTGCCCGCCGTGGTGGAGGCCGCCGCCTACACCGCGTACGCGGGCCGGGTCCCCGCCCTGCTGCGCAACCCCGGCAAGCTCGTCGAGGCGGCCGGCTACGGCGGGGCGCTGGCCCGCCACCACGTCCGGCTGCTGACCCGGCACGCCGTCACCGAGGCCCACGGCACCGACCGGGTCGAGGCCGTCACCGTGGCCCGCCTCGACCGGAACTGGCGTCCGCTGCCCGGCACCGGCCGCCGGGTCCCGTGCGACGCCCTGGCCGTCGGCCACGGGCTGGTGCCCCAGCTGGAACTCGCCACCGGCCTCGGCTGCGCCACCGTGCGAAGCGCCGACGGCACCGTCGCCCTCGCACTCGACGCCGAGCAGCGGACCTCCGTCCCCGGGATCTGGTCGGCGGGCGAGACCGGCGGTATCGGCGGAGCCCAACTGGCCATGATCGAGGGCGAACTGGCCGCGCACTCCGTCGCGGGCGCGCTGCCCGGGGCCCGCCTCACCCGCCGCCGCGCGCGGCTGCGCGCCTTCGCCGACGCGATGGCCGCCGCGCACCGCCCCGGCGCGGGCTGGACCGGCTGGCTCCGGGACGACGCGGTCGTCTGCCGCTGCGAGGAGGTGCCGGCCGGGCGGATCCGGGAGGCGGCCGAGGACCTGGGCGCGCGGGACGCCCGTACCGTCAAGCTCCTCACCCGGGCCGGCATGGGCTGGTGCCAGGGCCGGATGTGCGGCCCCGCCGTCGCCGCCCTGGCCGGGGAGGAAGCCGCGGCCGACCGGCGTCCGCTGTCCTGTCCGGTACCGCTGCGCCAGCTCGCCGAACTTCCGCCCGCCGGGAACTGA
- a CDS encoding (2Fe-2S)-binding protein — protein MRRSPRSLVGGTPVAAYEITFDGRELPALPGQSIAAALWGAGVLAWRTTREGGAPRGAFCGIGSCFDCLVTVNGRPNQRACLVPARPGDTVTTQEGTGRADLAV, from the coding sequence ATGCGCCGCAGCCCCCGCTCGCTGGTCGGCGGTACGCCGGTGGCCGCGTACGAGATCACCTTCGACGGGCGGGAGCTGCCCGCCCTGCCCGGTCAGAGCATCGCCGCCGCCCTCTGGGGCGCGGGCGTCCTCGCCTGGCGGACCACCCGCGAGGGCGGCGCCCCGCGCGGGGCGTTCTGCGGGATCGGCAGCTGCTTCGACTGCCTCGTCACCGTCAACGGCCGCCCGAACCAGCGGGCCTGCCTGGTCCCCGCCCGGCCCGGGGACACCGTCACCACCCAGGAGGGAACCGGCCGTGCCGACTTGGCCGTCTGA